A region of Chitinophaga horti DNA encodes the following proteins:
- a CDS encoding HlyD family secretion protein encodes MANHKEINHKAHWENLGDKTSRSLLRVRKVLRFERIMLFVFIFFIIILFLPWRQTIPGKGTVTALRPQDRPQTVQNQIGGRIERWYVSEGQEVKLGDTILLISEISQSYFDPELPTRLREQLSAKQGSEEAAKQKMRATQSQIEALNRGLTFQLVAAENKVKQAINYVQSDSADLVAVQQFYRVSQARLERYEQGFKDGLFSLTDIETRRLNVQNDNAKLIAQENKLNTSRQGLLNAQIELDNIRAKYQESLAKAQSDMGTALSGQATAQGDIAKLRNEIANIDFRRGMYVVRAPQDGYVIKTLKAGIGENIKEGESVATLQPKDPQVAAEIYVNAMDVPLIADMSEVRLQFEGWPSVQFSGWPSVAVGTFAGKVFSIDRMASADGTYRVLVKQVTPVPKADEPWPIQLRQGSGVYGRVILNSVPVWYEIWRQLNGFPPSLKEAPKADAATGK; translated from the coding sequence ATGGCTAATCATAAAGAAATCAATCATAAAGCGCATTGGGAAAACCTGGGCGATAAAACCAGCAGATCACTCCTGCGCGTACGCAAAGTGCTGCGCTTCGAGCGCATCATGCTGTTCGTGTTCATCTTTTTTATCATCATTCTCTTCCTGCCATGGCGCCAAACCATTCCGGGTAAAGGCACCGTAACGGCACTGCGCCCGCAGGATCGCCCACAAACGGTGCAGAACCAGATCGGCGGCCGTATTGAACGCTGGTATGTAAGTGAAGGTCAGGAAGTGAAACTGGGAGATACGATCCTGCTGATCTCCGAGATCAGCCAGTCTTATTTTGACCCGGAACTGCCTACCAGGTTAAGAGAACAGCTCTCCGCCAAACAAGGCAGCGAAGAAGCGGCGAAGCAGAAAATGCGCGCTACGCAATCGCAGATCGAAGCGTTGAACCGCGGCCTCACCTTCCAGCTGGTGGCTGCAGAAAATAAAGTGAAGCAGGCCATCAACTATGTGCAGAGTGATAGTGCCGACCTGGTGGCCGTTCAGCAGTTTTACCGGGTGAGCCAGGCGCGCCTGGAGCGGTACGAGCAAGGTTTTAAAGACGGCCTCTTTTCGCTTACGGATATTGAAACCCGCCGGTTAAATGTGCAGAACGACAACGCAAAACTGATCGCGCAGGAAAACAAACTGAATACTTCGCGCCAGGGGCTGCTCAACGCGCAGATCGAACTGGATAATATCCGGGCGAAGTACCAGGAATCGTTAGCGAAGGCGCAGTCGGATATGGGCACGGCGCTGTCCGGACAGGCCACTGCGCAGGGCGACATTGCCAAACTGCGCAACGAGATCGCCAACATCGACTTCCGCCGGGGCATGTACGTAGTACGCGCGCCGCAGGATGGGTATGTGATCAAAACCCTGAAAGCAGGTATCGGCGAGAATATTAAAGAAGGCGAATCCGTTGCTACGCTGCAACCCAAAGATCCGCAGGTGGCTGCCGAAATTTATGTGAACGCAATGGACGTTCCGCTGATCGCCGACATGAGCGAGGTGCGTTTACAGTTCGAAGGCTGGCCATCGGTACAGTTCTCCGGCTGGCCATCCGTAGCGGTAGGCACCTTTGCCGGAAAGGTATTTTCGATCGACCGTATGGCCAGTGCAGACGGCACTTACCGCGTATTGGTGAAACAGGTAACGCCAGTACCCAAAGCAGATGAACCATGGCCTATCCAGCTCCGCCAGGGATCTGGCGTGTATGGCAGGGTAATTCTCAACTCTGTACCGGTATGGTATGAGATATGGCGACAACTGAACGGCTTCCCGCCAAGCTTGAAAGAAGCACCCAAGGCGGATGCAGCAACGGGAAAATAA
- a CDS encoding TolC family protein has protein sequence MKRLILLLICLTGLRTTYAQPAADTSDFFLLRDLQEIVFSHHPVVKQAALLSESARADVMQALGYFDPAVKAGFDQKVFGNTDYFNRWTSELKVPLWLAGADLKIGHDRGTGDYINPEKQTPSVGLSGIGLSIPLGQGLLIDSRRSTLRQAKVMVNYAEAERVKQINGMWYNIVKDYWNWYFAYHQFQLISEGVDLAQTRFKAISQQTLLGDKAAIDSVEAAITVQDRMIQFDKMKMELLNARLVLSNHLWGNNQQPLELPENAKPQPTPQLMARPSQQVLDTLLQFAGESHPDLVKLRTKGEQLAIERAYRAEMLKPKLNVGGSLLTTRRDFGGVVPSYYDLSWQNYKVGVEFALPIFLRAERGKLKEVKLKQQEVQYDLQQSNREIRNSVLASYNHLDAYTRQLSVQVSSIENQQMLLNGETTKFELGESTLFLINSRESKLIDMKIKREEMISGYQKALAELYYRAGTRL, from the coding sequence ATGAAACGACTCATATTATTATTGATATGCCTCACCGGCTTGCGTACTACTTATGCACAGCCGGCGGCAGATACATCCGATTTCTTTTTACTACGTGACTTGCAGGAAATCGTGTTCAGCCACCACCCGGTGGTGAAACAGGCAGCCCTGCTCAGCGAATCGGCCAGAGCCGATGTGATGCAGGCACTCGGTTACTTTGACCCGGCGGTGAAAGCAGGTTTCGATCAAAAGGTATTCGGCAACACCGATTATTTCAATCGCTGGACGAGTGAATTGAAAGTGCCGCTATGGCTTGCGGGCGCCGACTTAAAGATCGGGCATGACCGCGGTACGGGCGATTACATCAACCCCGAAAAACAAACCCCCTCTGTAGGGCTGTCGGGTATTGGACTGAGCATCCCGCTTGGGCAGGGATTACTGATCGACTCACGCCGCAGCACGTTAAGGCAGGCGAAAGTGATGGTGAATTATGCGGAGGCCGAACGCGTGAAGCAGATCAACGGCATGTGGTACAACATTGTGAAGGACTACTGGAACTGGTACTTTGCATACCATCAGTTCCAGTTGATCAGCGAGGGGGTTGATCTGGCACAAACCCGTTTTAAAGCCATCAGCCAGCAAACGTTGCTGGGCGACAAAGCCGCTATCGATTCCGTAGAAGCAGCCATCACCGTGCAGGACAGGATGATCCAGTTCGATAAAATGAAGATGGAATTGCTGAATGCACGATTGGTGCTCTCGAATCATTTGTGGGGCAACAACCAGCAGCCGCTGGAGCTGCCGGAAAACGCCAAACCGCAACCTACGCCGCAACTGATGGCCAGACCTTCCCAACAGGTGTTGGATACGCTGCTGCAGTTCGCAGGCGAAAGTCACCCCGACCTGGTAAAGCTGCGCACCAAAGGCGAGCAGCTGGCGATCGAACGCGCGTATCGGGCAGAAATGCTGAAACCGAAACTGAACGTTGGCGGCTCGTTACTCACCACCCGTCGTGACTTTGGCGGCGTTGTGCCTTCTTATTATGACCTCAGCTGGCAAAACTATAAAGTGGGGGTTGAATTTGCCCTCCCGATCTTCCTGCGGGCAGAACGGGGTAAACTAAAGGAAGTAAAACTGAAACAGCAGGAAGTACAGTACGACCTGCAACAATCTAACCGCGAAATACGCAACTCGGTATTGGCCAGCTACAACCACCTGGACGCCTATACCCGACAGTTGTCGGTACAGGTGAGCAGCATCGAGAACCAGCAAATGCTGCTGAACGGCGAAACGACCAAGTTCGAGTTGGGAGAAAGTACCCTATTCCTGATCAATAGCCGTGAATCGAAGCTAATCGACATGAAGATCAAGCGGGAAGAGATGATTTCGGGATACCAGAAGGCGCTGGCGGAGTTGTATTATAGGGCAGGGACAAGGTTGTAG
- a CDS encoding TlpA family protein disulfide reductase encodes MTRYLYLPVLVMLMTLSLSAQTPVRKGPAPAEEIAKAREAVTSNMDNLKAHTTYIYALGLDNPLLEPQYQQWMKEYPSHLNIPYALGLAFHGAAMPESRSYLLKAAELAPKNTRILNMLSDDATRSGNDSLSQEYMKRAMLADTSNATHVGAYLLQFRESGEKDYPQKVFDYMQCFPGHRMGATLLYWMAHTADKSDRIKYLELLRTTFPPSKYSMSESGTTELLDTYLQTDPEKVLKLIAELNENDTWQSRQLAASALVKVKTLEQQHRYREAVAELDQVKLPKYSFTGDFLPLKRAALLDKAGDVKAAYDSIAVKFAKIPTDELYDALVRYGHRLGKNKAAIDKEMNALRYASARAAYPFELGLYSSNASLRLQDLKGKVVLLTFWYPDCSPCRAEFPHFQAVMNKYNKEEVAYIGVNVYPAQDNYVQTFMTNSKYSFTPLRGTAEFAKEHFGAVGMPSNFVLDKEGNIIFSNFTIGHNNHRTLEWMISSLLDRESAGYTNRLSYPCCM; translated from the coding sequence ATGACCCGCTATCTCTACCTACCTGTATTGGTTATGCTGATGACCCTGTCCCTGTCAGCCCAAACGCCCGTCCGCAAAGGCCCTGCCCCTGCGGAAGAAATTGCAAAAGCCCGGGAGGCGGTGACTTCGAATATGGATAACCTGAAAGCGCATACCACTTACATATATGCGCTCGGCCTGGACAATCCCCTGCTGGAACCGCAGTACCAGCAATGGATGAAGGAATATCCTTCCCACCTGAACATCCCTTATGCACTCGGTTTGGCTTTTCATGGCGCTGCTATGCCCGAATCCAGGTCCTACCTGCTAAAAGCCGCCGAACTTGCGCCGAAAAATACGCGGATACTAAACATGCTTTCTGACGATGCGACCCGGAGCGGGAACGATTCTTTATCGCAGGAATATATGAAACGGGCCATGCTGGCAGATACTTCCAACGCCACTCATGTCGGCGCATATCTGTTGCAATTCAGGGAGAGCGGTGAAAAAGACTATCCGCAGAAGGTATTCGATTATATGCAATGCTTTCCCGGTCATAGAATGGGCGCCACCTTATTATACTGGATGGCCCACACCGCAGATAAAAGCGACCGTATCAAATACCTGGAATTACTTCGTACGACTTTTCCACCTTCGAAATACAGCATGTCAGAATCAGGTACCACGGAGCTGCTGGACACCTACCTGCAAACGGATCCGGAAAAGGTATTAAAACTGATAGCGGAACTTAATGAAAATGATACCTGGCAATCGAGGCAACTTGCCGCATCAGCGCTGGTAAAGGTGAAGACACTGGAACAGCAGCACCGTTACCGGGAAGCCGTGGCGGAACTAGACCAGGTAAAACTTCCGAAATATAGTTTTACGGGAGATTTTTTGCCGTTGAAACGGGCGGCGTTATTAGATAAGGCGGGTGATGTAAAAGCAGCCTACGACAGCATTGCCGTTAAGTTCGCAAAAATACCGACCGACGAACTATACGATGCGTTAGTCCGTTATGGTCATAGACTCGGGAAAAACAAAGCTGCCATCGATAAGGAGATGAATGCTTTAAGGTATGCCTCCGCCAGGGCGGCTTATCCGTTTGAATTAGGACTTTACAGCAGCAACGCTTCGCTTCGTTTACAAGACCTCAAAGGAAAAGTAGTACTGCTTACGTTCTGGTACCCGGACTGCAGTCCGTGCCGGGCAGAGTTCCCGCACTTTCAGGCGGTGATGAACAAGTATAATAAAGAGGAGGTAGCCTATATTGGCGTGAATGTATATCCTGCGCAGGATAACTATGTGCAGACTTTTATGACCAATAGTAAATATTCCTTTACACCGTTGCGTGGCACGGCCGAATTTGCGAAAGAACACTTCGGCGCGGTGGGTATGCCCAGCAATTTTGTATTAGACAAGGAAGGCAACATCATATTCTCCAATTTCACGATCGGGCATAACAACCACCGCACGTTGGAATGGATGATATCGTCGTTGCTGGATAGGGAGTCTGCCGGGTACACAAATCGTTTATCGTATCCATGCTGCATGTAG
- a CDS encoding head GIN domain-containing protein, whose translation MKMRLMLLCLCAMTAFGTSCRKEINGDGPTKTETRTATDFTALTVSVPAEVVVTQDPTYKLTIEAQNNILDVITSSVQAKELRIKFKDNKNIGDHEKIVIKVSAPMFNKLTINGAGEITSSNALTGTDLSLKTTGASKIRLLSATMTASLDAYISGSGDIEVLAGQAASGRLTTSGSGNINMIDVTVKKVTASITGAGNIRSDATDELKVKIAGSGSVFYKGTPAIDSEVSGSGSVKKI comes from the coding sequence ATGAAAATGCGATTAATGCTCCTGTGCCTTTGTGCGATGACAGCCTTTGGAACTTCCTGCAGAAAAGAAATCAACGGCGATGGCCCAACTAAAACAGAAACGCGCACGGCGACTGATTTTACCGCTTTAACGGTAAGCGTGCCGGCCGAAGTGGTAGTTACCCAGGACCCCACTTACAAGCTTACCATTGAAGCGCAAAACAACATTCTTGACGTGATCACTTCTTCCGTTCAGGCGAAGGAACTGCGCATCAAATTCAAAGACAACAAGAACATCGGCGACCACGAAAAGATCGTGATCAAGGTGAGCGCGCCTATGTTTAACAAGTTAACGATCAACGGTGCCGGCGAAATCACTTCCAGCAACGCGTTGACGGGTACAGACCTGTCGCTGAAAACAACCGGTGCTTCGAAGATCCGTTTGCTGAGTGCCACCATGACGGCCAGCCTGGATGCTTATATCTCCGGCTCGGGCGACATTGAGGTGTTGGCGGGACAGGCGGCTTCCGGCAGGCTTACGACCTCCGGCAGTGGCAATATCAACATGATCGATGTAACGGTTAAAAAAGTAACGGCCAGCATCACCGGCGCCGGTAATATCCGCAGCGATGCAACCGACGAACTGAAGGTGAAAATTGCAGGCAGCGGCTCAGTATTTTACAAAGGCACTCCAGCGATCGACTCTGAAGTATCCGGCTCGGGCTCGGTGAAAAAGATCTAA
- a CDS encoding alpha/beta fold hydrolase, whose amino-acid sequence MYSINAATKVANINGKGLTYRIIGEGDPIILCQRFRGNLDDWDPLFLDLLAENYQVIIFNYSGMASSTGPLNTDMKTFSQDVIDLADYLAIDRFVLGGWSFGGFIAQVVAVNYPARVKQLILIGTKPPGQVNHAMEEIFLKTAYIENYTVEDEMILFFEPISESSRQAAKESHDRIAARTEKDVRVKPEHWQYYGSGSEDFTKDAINARQKLMETTIPILVLSGDHEVCFPPENWFDLNRKMPTLQTVVFPRAGHGPQHQHPEMATSYIHTFLANTIQ is encoded by the coding sequence ATGTATAGCATTAACGCGGCCACCAAGGTGGCAAACATCAACGGTAAAGGCCTCACCTACCGCATCATCGGCGAAGGCGACCCTATCATTCTCTGCCAGCGCTTCCGCGGCAACCTCGACGATTGGGATCCCTTATTCCTCGATCTCCTCGCAGAAAATTACCAGGTGATCATCTTCAACTATAGCGGCATGGCATCGTCTACCGGCCCGCTTAATACAGACATGAAAACCTTTTCGCAGGACGTTATCGACCTGGCCGATTATCTCGCCATCGATCGCTTTGTTCTCGGGGGCTGGTCTTTCGGCGGATTTATCGCACAAGTGGTGGCTGTGAATTACCCGGCACGTGTGAAGCAACTGATCCTGATAGGCACCAAACCTCCCGGCCAGGTGAATCACGCCATGGAAGAAATCTTTCTTAAGACTGCTTACATCGAAAACTACACAGTGGAAGATGAAATGATCCTCTTCTTCGAACCCATCTCCGAAAGCAGCCGCCAGGCCGCAAAAGAGAGCCACGATCGCATTGCCGCCAGGACAGAAAAAGATGTAAGAGTAAAGCCGGAACACTGGCAATACTATGGCAGCGGGTCGGAAGACTTTACGAAAGACGCGATCAACGCCAGGCAGAAACTTATGGAAACAACCATCCCGATCCTTGTACTGTCCGGCGACCACGAAGTATGTTTCCCACCAGAAAACTGGTTCGACCTTAACCGGAAGATGCCGACCCTGCAAACAGTGGTTTTCCCCCGCGCAGGCCACGGCCCGCAACACCAGCACCCCGAAATGGCCACCAGCTACATCCACACATTCCTCGCCAACACCATTCAATAA
- a CDS encoding DUF2024 family protein, with translation MKVAVYDTYVPKKDGTVMHFDILVPDTMKNEDQVYAYGRSYLQQKEQEGQPMSTKECRFCHIEEATAEVVSDIERQGYSIIEMQGCN, from the coding sequence ATGAAAGTAGCAGTTTACGATACGTATGTTCCGAAAAAAGATGGCACCGTCATGCACTTCGACATACTCGTGCCCGACACGATGAAGAACGAAGACCAGGTGTATGCCTATGGCCGCAGTTACCTGCAACAAAAAGAGCAGGAAGGCCAGCCCATGTCCACCAAAGAATGCCGCTTCTGCCATATAGAAGAAGCGACTGCGGAAGTAGTATCCGACATCGAAAGGCAGGGCTATTCCATCATCGAAATGCAGGGATGCAACTGA
- a CDS encoding YggS family pyridoxal phosphate-dependent enzyme, whose translation MQLMNVIKDNLAFVQQRIASACQKAGRETDAVKLLLATKTVSAENIKVALAAGANLIGENKVQELKEKDAELRETGVDRHFIGHLQTNKIKDVLKYVSCIQSVDRLDLVQKLDARLQSEGRSVDIMIQINTSFEASKFGIHPDEALTLLEAAARYDTLNIKGLMTIGLFDADPERIRPSFRLLRQISQHAMDAGILPADARELCMGMSGDLETAISEGATMVRVGTAVFGKRLYPDSYYWKE comes from the coding sequence ATGCAACTGATGAACGTGATCAAAGATAACCTGGCGTTCGTGCAGCAACGCATCGCATCTGCCTGCCAAAAGGCCGGACGGGAAACGGATGCAGTAAAGTTGCTGCTGGCAACAAAAACAGTATCTGCAGAAAATATTAAAGTGGCACTCGCGGCCGGCGCCAACCTGATCGGCGAGAATAAAGTGCAGGAGTTAAAGGAAAAGGACGCGGAATTAAGGGAGACGGGTGTGGACAGGCATTTTATCGGTCACCTGCAAACCAATAAGATCAAAGACGTATTGAAGTATGTAAGCTGTATACAATCAGTCGACCGCCTCGATCTCGTGCAGAAGCTGGATGCGCGGCTGCAATCGGAGGGCCGGTCGGTAGACATCATGATACAGATCAACACTTCATTTGAAGCGAGCAAATTCGGTATTCATCCCGACGAGGCGTTGACGTTACTCGAAGCTGCCGCCCGTTACGATACGCTAAACATAAAAGGCCTGATGACGATCGGACTGTTTGATGCAGATCCGGAACGTATCAGGCCCTCTTTTCGTTTGCTACGGCAAATCAGTCAACACGCCATGGATGCGGGCATACTACCTGCCGACGCCCGTGAATTGTGTATGGGCATGAGCGGCGACCTGGAAACGGCCATCAGCGAAGGCGCTACGATGGTACGTGTAGGCACCGCTGTTTTCGGCAAGCGGTTATATCCCGATAGTTACTATTGGAAAGAGTAA
- a CDS encoding DUF4142 domain-containing protein, giving the protein MKRRHAFLMACLVALPMVFAACSDDDDATPETLAARDRAFMVEASYGNWNEVDMGRLADSVSTNDSVNAFAQGMIRDHSTAQSDLVNVGNRWSLTLPNTPDSLHIAMKQAMRTLTGTTFDTAYLSGQIVDHMKAVALYQMAVDSSVSPSVKAYAAKYLPGIKMHLQHVQRLRTQFP; this is encoded by the coding sequence ATGAAAAGAAGACATGCATTTTTGATGGCTTGCCTGGTGGCGCTGCCGATGGTATTTGCAGCCTGTAGCGATGACGACGATGCAACCCCGGAAACGCTGGCAGCACGTGACCGCGCATTTATGGTGGAGGCATCGTACGGAAACTGGAATGAGGTAGATATGGGCCGGCTGGCCGATTCTGTTTCCACGAACGACTCGGTGAATGCCTTTGCACAAGGGATGATCCGCGATCACTCCACCGCGCAGTCGGACCTGGTAAATGTAGGTAACCGCTGGTCGCTTACACTGCCTAACACGCCCGACTCGTTACACATTGCAATGAAGCAGGCGATGAGAACATTAACCGGTACTACCTTTGATACTGCTTATCTGAGCGGGCAGATTGTAGACCATATGAAGGCTGTTGCGCTCTACCAGATGGCGGTGGACAGCAGCGTATCGCCGAGTGTGAAGGCTTACGCCGCCAAGTATCTGCCTGGTATAAAAATGCACCTCCAGCATGTGCAGCGCCTGAGAACGCAGTTCCCGTAA
- a CDS encoding glycoside hydrolase family 43 protein yields the protein MKKILILLLVLPFFAANAQYRTPVVRKDIPLDSIRLSDPFILADKKTATYYMTGTGGMLWKSKDLKKWTGPFHITQPDTTSWMGNNPMIWAAEIHQYKNKYYYFATFTNRKVFIDTVKGTPIERRASHILVSDKPDGPYVPMADPTYLPADKPTLDGTFWVDTNGKPYMVYCYEWLQNWDGTIEKIELKPDLSGSVGDGVLLFKASESPWSKERNAEGKVIPNKVTDGPWLFYTKTGKLGMLWTSWIFDVYTQGVVYSKSGTLNGPWIQEAQPITPPNFGHGMMFRTFEGKLLMSLHSHKDVNGRTIRIPHLFEVDDSGDKLIVGKRYQP from the coding sequence ATGAAAAAGATACTGATCCTACTCCTTGTATTACCATTTTTTGCCGCCAATGCACAGTACCGTACACCGGTGGTAAGAAAAGATATTCCGCTCGATTCTATCCGCCTCAGCGATCCGTTCATCCTGGCGGATAAAAAAACGGCGACGTATTATATGACCGGGACCGGCGGCATGCTCTGGAAAAGTAAAGACCTAAAAAAGTGGACCGGCCCATTCCATATCACACAGCCCGACACCACTTCCTGGATGGGCAATAACCCGATGATATGGGCGGCAGAGATCCATCAGTATAAAAACAAGTACTACTACTTCGCTACGTTCACCAACCGCAAAGTATTTATCGATACCGTGAAAGGCACGCCCATCGAACGCCGCGCTTCGCATATACTGGTGAGTGATAAACCAGACGGGCCATACGTTCCCATGGCCGATCCCACTTACCTGCCGGCTGATAAGCCTACACTCGACGGTACTTTTTGGGTGGATACCAATGGCAAACCTTACATGGTGTACTGCTATGAATGGCTGCAGAACTGGGACGGCACCATCGAAAAAATCGAACTGAAGCCCGACCTCAGCGGCTCCGTAGGCGACGGCGTGTTACTCTTCAAAGCCAGCGAATCTCCCTGGAGCAAAGAACGGAATGCAGAAGGTAAGGTCATTCCGAACAAGGTAACCGACGGCCCCTGGCTCTTTTACACGAAAACCGGCAAACTCGGTATGTTATGGACCAGCTGGATATTCGATGTGTATACGCAGGGCGTGGTATATTCGAAAAGCGGCACGCTCAACGGTCCGTGGATACAGGAAGCGCAGCCCATCACACCGCCCAACTTCGGCCATGGCATGATGTTCCGCACGTTTGAAGGCAAACTGCTGATGTCCCTGCACAGCCATAAAGATGTGAATGGCCGCACGATACGCATCCCGCATCTGTTCGAGGTAGATGATTCGGGCGACAAACTGATCGTCGGCAAACGTTATCAGCCTTAA